The DNA segment TCGAGGGCGTACAGGTCGAACATCTCCTCGGTGGCGATGATGTCGTTCACTGATCTACTCCTCTCTTGTTGTGGTGTTGCGATGCGCCAAGCGCTGCTGACGACTTGCCAGTGCTCTTCGTCAGCCCGTGCAGTTGGCGGTCATGATGCTGCCCGCGGTGCTGGCCGGGCAGCTCGCGGTTCCGGCGGTGGAGGCGGTGCTGAAGGTGCCCAGCGCCACTCCCTCGGGGACCTGCTCCACGAACAGCCCCTCGTCACCCGGATCCACCAGGTGCAGATCGAGCTCCGTCATGGTGATGTCGCTCATCGGATGCCTCCGGGGCGGCTCAGGTGTAGCTGGAGAAGGACGTGAACGAGGACGCCGACGTGGCCGGGCACGAGGCGCTGCCGACGGTTCCGGCCGTCGACACCGACGCCAGCGCGTTTCCGTCCGCCAGGGTCTCCATCTCCAGGGAGTCCTCGAGCATGTCGTCGAGGACGTACAGTTCCAGGTCAGCCATGGGGAATCCCCCTTCTGCTGCAGTCGGGGGCTACTAGCCCGAGCATTGGGCGGTCATGATGCTGCCCGCGGTGCTGGCCGGGCAGCTCGCGGTTCCGGCGGTGGAGGCGGTGCTGAAGGTGCCCAGCGCCACTCCCTCGGGGACCTGCTCCACGAACAGCCCCTCGTCACCCGGATCCACCAGGTGCAGATCGAGCTCCGTCGAGCCGAAGTCGCTCATGCGATATACCTCCCTTCTGTTCTCTCGGCGGTCACCGGTGGCCGGCCGGCCCCGGGAGCGTGTGGGGCGGCGGCAGCTCGGCGGCGCCACCCAGGGCGAGAGCGAACAGCTGATGGCGGGCCGCGCCGTCGCTGCGGAGCGGCTGCCGCACCGACGCGGGGATGAAGCCCGCGAAGACCGTGCCCACGAGGCCGACCGCGACGGCGTCCAGCCACATCGTGTACGCGGCGGCCGCGGCGCGGCCCATGAGCATGCGGTAGCCGTGCGCCCCGTGGCCGCGGCTCACCCGGTCGAGGTCGGCAGCGATGGAGATGATGGCCGCCGCATCGCAGAACTCCCGCTGGAGCGTAAGGCCATGAAGCGCTTCCGGCGCGGGCAGCGGGGCCACCGGGGTGTATGCGCGGTCGCCGGAGTCCAGGCAGAACATGCCCGGTTCCAGGCCATCGAGGCGGAATGCGACGATGTCGGTCTGGAGCGGGCACCGCTCCTGCTCGTCCGGCCAGGTCGCCCGGTCCGCGTCGATGCCGCTCGCGACGACTTCGGCGAGGAGGGACGCTGCGACCGGGCTGGGATCGAAGATCCTGGTCGAGGTGCGACGCTCAAGGGTCGCGAGGAGGGAGGCCCTGGGGTCCCGCCCCTCCGCCTGCTCGAACCTGACGGGCGGTCCGAGCGGTACGGGGCCGGGGCTCGCCAGCCGCGGTCGCGTGGAGTCCCCGTCCACGGGGGCCGGTGCCGGGGAACGCAGGGCAGTGATCAGATCGGCTGCCAGGTCGTGCGGGCTGCTCACTTGCTGCCTCCCAGGTCGATGACCGCGGTGATCGGTTCGACATCGGGATCGATCCCGAGCGCGGTGGCGACGGCGTCGTCGTCCCAGTGGGGGCGCGGCGCCAGGCCGATGCCGAGGGTGTGGGCCGCGGCCCGGGCGGTGGCCTGGGCGCAGCCGCTGTCCAGTAGGACGATGCGCAGTGCGAAGGCCGAGTACTTGCGGGCCACCTTGGGGAAGTCGCCGGTCAGTACGAGGGTCACCGGGGCGTCTCCCGTGACCTCACCCGTGCCGGAGGACAGCCGGGCAAGGCGGTGCTCAGTGGCCACGTAGCCGTACACACCGGGGGACAGCCCGAGGATGTCCCGTACCACCGCGTACGCCGTGACGGAACCAATGTTGCCGCCGCTGGCCGTCCACCGGGCCACCTTGTCCTTTTCGTCGGCCTTGATGCCGGCGGTGACGGACAGGAGGAGGGAGACCGCGGCCGCGTCCAGGGCTGCCGGGACGGCCGGCCGGCCGGTGTCCAGGCGGTGGTGCGCGGGCGGGGGCAGCTCCACGGCCTGGGCGACCGGCCAGGTGCGGGAGACTCGTTGGAGGGCCAGGTTCGACGGCTTGTAGTGCATCTGGTGCGCCTTGAGGTCCGCGAATTCCTTAGGCGGCATCGCGACCGACGCCTCGAACCGGGTAGCCAGCGAGGCCCGCTCCAGAGGTGTGCCGGCCGGGGCTTCGGCGGCGGAGCAGCGGGGACAGCCTGGCCGGGTCGCGGAGGAGGCATCCTGGTGGCCCAGTGTCTCGAGGTCGACGACTCGCCAGCGCATGGGCAGTGGCGAGGGCGTCGTACGGGACACCATGGCGAACAGGTCGCGGGCGAAGAGAGCGGCCGCGAGCCGGTGGTCGCCGGGCGCAGCTGTCCTTTCGTCGGAGGCGTCCTCGGCGGAGAGGCACTCCAGGCAGGGCGTGATGCGGGGGTCGGTCAGCGGGCCGAGGGCGGCCTTGCGGCCGTGGACCCGCAGCCGGAGCAGCGGAAGGCCCTTCTCCCAGCAGTGGTCCGCGAGCGCGGCGCCGTCACGCTCATCCTCTGTCCGGTCCGCTGCTTCGGCCCATACCGCGAGGGTCGTCCCTTCCAAGGGCAGCCCACCTTCGCCACGACGTACGGGCAGGGAGCCGCTGAGCTCCTCCTCCAGCAGCACCGTCAGGCCAGGGTCACCGAAGATCTCGACGGACGTGTGGTGAAGTCGGGCGGCTGCCTGTTCCCATGAGGCATTGGCCTCGGTGGCGCTGCCCACCCGGGACAGGAAGTCGGCGAGCCGGTCGTCGACCTCCCCCGCCACCGGTGCGGTCTCCGTCCCTGCCTCGGGCGGGCCTTCCTCGATCACGCCGGAGGCCCACAGCAGTGACAGCGCCTTGAACACGATCTCCTCGGGGCGCCCGAGCCGCACCGCGAGGTCCCCATGGGTGTGGGTCCCGTCGAGCAGGTCGAGCAGGGCGGGCAACAGGTCGGCGGCGGACCTGCCCCGGAACAGTTGCTTCTTCGGCGTACCGGTCACCACCACCTGGTCCGGCTCGGTGCTGATGACCAGGCCCCGGCGGAGCCGAGGCCTGCGGGGAATCCGCAGCTGCGGATCGAACCGGGCAGCGGCGCCGATCGAATCGGCCGTGAGCATGGGCTGTTCAGTCACTGGGTCGACCCTCCTTCGACCGAGGCGAGCGTGCGCCACAGCTCGTCGCTGGTGGCTCGCCCGCGGCAGCGCGTACAGCGGTCCACTGCGACCACCGACGATCTGCTCGTGGCTCCGCTGATCTGGTCAAACCTGCGTACGGTCCCGCCGAGCCCCTCGCCCGCCGGAGCGCGGAACACCTCGTCCACGGCCTGGTGGGCGAATGCTCCGGCGATGCCCACGTGGTGGACTGGGTATCCGGAGGGGTGGCGGTCATCGGCGGACGCGGCAGCGCCGTGCCCAGGACGCCGGTGCTGGTCGCGGCGACGTACGAAACAGTGGTGGCAAGCGGTCCGGCCGGGGATTACGACGGGGCCGCACTGGACCTCGGTCACGGTGGAGTGGACGCCGAACCACGGCACGCGCCACGCGAACGCCGCACGGTCCAGGGCCTCGGCAATACGAGGCCGTTCCTGAGCGGTCGCCAGCACGATCAGGTCGGCATGCGGCCACAGGCTCGGATGCGTACCGCCGTCGATCTCCTGGAGCGCTACGGGATACACGCGCTCCAGACGCCGCGCGACCTCCTTGCCATAGGCATCCGAAGCGAGGACGAGCAGTTCACGGTTCATGTCGCACCTCACGCGAAGGGCTGCGGATGGGGATTGATGCCGGCCTCGTCGTGCACTGGGTGGCCCATGGCGCGCGGAGCGTCGTAGAGCCTGGGGTGGGCGAGGTAGCGGGCACGGTGGGCGAAAGACAACGGCATCAACTGGGGCACCATGACGCGGACGACGGTGGCGCCCACCTGCCGGGCCTCATCCGTGGTGAGGTCCACGACCACCACCTCGCACCCGGCCGCCGCCATCCGCTTCAGCAGCCACGGAAGGGGCTCGGCCCCCCCGCCGGGGCGGGGCAGCGCGGACAACCGACGTACGGGACGATCGCCCTCCAACAGGAAGTCGAACTTGTGGCGCTGGTCCCGCGGCCCGGCCAGCAGCGCTCCGTCGATCACGCTCACGGTGTCCTCGGGCCGCTCCGGGCGGGTGCTGCGACCGGCCATGGAACGCAGCGCGATGCGGAGGGAAGCAGCCTCGCGGTAGAGCTTGGCGACGGCCTTGCCCGGGTCACTGTCGCAGGTGGCGACGACCAGTTGGGCGAGATCGCGGTCGTGATCAGCAAGTTGCACCCCGTACACGACGGGGATACCGAGGTCGGTGGTGGCGTCGAAGAGCAGCGTGCGAATGTTCTCGGACGTTCCCCTCTCCACGAACGCCTGCTGCTCGGCCGACAACTCGCCGAGATCGACTTCCAGGCGCGGGAGCCGGAGCCGCTGCAGCCAGGTCAGGGCGATGGAATCACGTTCGACGACCTCCAAGAGGCCGTTGGCGACAGCGGCGAGCGGATCAGCATGGGTGGCACAACCGGTGGAGGCGGGGTGAACGTGGCGCTCCGCCGCAGACTCCGGGGAGCACTTGAGGTAGACCTGGACAACGGGGACGTAGACTTTGCGGCCGCGGGTGAAGGACCAGCCCTCCACCCAGCGCAGAGGCACCGTGGGGTCGGCGGGGATCAGCCCGCAGCGGGGATCGGCGAGCTCGGCCGACGAGCAGGTGGGCCAGTCCCACGGCGGGATGGCGTCCTTGCCCAACTCTGCCGCGGTGGCCCAGAACATGCCCTGCGGATCCCATGCGATGGAGGAGTACCGCTCCAGCGACTCGGCCGCCGCGAGATGTGCGGCTGTCTCCCGGTCGAGTGCTCCTCCGGCGCCGTCGAAGTTGCCAGAGGTCGGGTCGTGAGCCCATGCCGGCTGGCTGGTAAGTACCGCCCCGGGGTTCCCCAGCGAGCCGGAGTAGACCTGGAAGTCAGGCTCCCCCTCGGTGACGGGCAGCCAGGTCAGCCGGGACACGAGTCCGTACGGCGACACCAGCTTCCCCATCGCGCGCAGTGACGCGGGCACGGATGCGCTGAGAGGCGTCGCTTGAAGCGTCCTCATGTCCGGCCTCCTTGGTCGAATGTGATCTAGCGTGGTCGAAGAGCTGCAGGTACTGCCAGGAAGTACCGTGGCTGCCCGTTTTGCGGTCCTCTCGCGAGTCCCTAGTTGCAGACGGGACTTTTCGTGTATCCCGAACCGTCGCGGCGATCCCTTGGAATCTCTGGGGGCCGGAATGGGTCGTGTGGAGCTGGCGTGGCGGTCGTTAACGTGTTTGACTCCGGTCGCGACAGCGCACGGAGGGGGGATGTGCGTCGTCGCGACCGGTTCCACCATCTACACGCGGTGGAGCGGCTGGCACGCTGTTCACGGGACCAGGAAATTTCCGAACGGGGGATGAACGGCTTGAACGAGGTGTTAGAGGAGAGCTTCGCGCAGTACGTCAGGGGTGCTCGCCCAGCACTGCGACGTAACGCTTTCGTCCTGGTGGGAGACTGGTTCACAGCAGATGATCTTGTGCAGCAGACCCTGATGGTCCTCTACCAGCGCTGGGAGCGCCTGGAGCAGCACGATGCATTGTCCGGCTACGCCCGCACGGTCATGGTGCGGCTCTTCATCAGCGAGCGGCGGGCGCACCGCTGGACCCGTGAACTCCTTCACGACTCGCCGCCGGATTCCCAGCCGGCTCCGGAGGAAGCCGCCCGGGTCGGCGACCGCATCATGCTGCTCGGGGTGCTGGCCACCCTGACGCCGAAGCAACGCAGCCTGGTTTATCTCCGCTACTGGGAAGATCTGAGCATCGAGGAGACGGCTCAGATCATGGACTGCTCACCGGCCACCGTCCGTAGCTCCGCCTCCCGGACATTGCGCATCCTGCGGCAGCGACTGGGCAGCCTCGGTTCCGCGCCGGACTCAACTCTCCTCGGCGCCGCAGCGGGTGAAGCGCCCGGGCTGCCATCAGCTGAGATTGGCCAATAGCCTGGGTTTCGGGAGGAGCTCGGAGCGGAAGAGCTGAGGGGGGCCCCGCCAAAGGGCCGGGAGCCCTTTGGCGGGGGACCGGACGATTCTTCTCACATACTCTTGACGGACCAATTGCCCACGCCTCGCTCCTTCTCCCCCTACAGGATCAAGCCATGAATGAGACGCCGCCGGGCCCCTCCGTTGAGGGGGATCATGACACCTCCGAATCGTTCGGCCTTGTCCTGCGATCGCTCCTCGGCGGGGCTCCGGCCCCGGAACCCCGCCTCAGCGACGACGAGCTGATCGCGGAGATCCGCAGGACGGACACTTCAGTCTGCAGGTCAACTCACGAGTGAAGCAGTAGCCGAGCGTCTCGGCTGATACCAGTTCCATCACATCAGCGACCAAGTAGAGGCCGATGGCTCCGGCAGCGCGGTGTGGCCGATCCCGGTGGGGCAGCGCACCGCTTCTGTGAGGTCTGTGCGGTGAACGGTCGGGTAGCCCAGGGGCGAGATCCCCCTGGGCCACCCGACCGTTGGCTGGACAGACCCGCTGTCGGCCAAGAGCGAAGCAAAGGTCATCATCTGGGAACACCCGGCGGAGAACCCGCTCGGCGGCCCCACGGCGTAGACCACGAAATGGGCCAAGATCATGGGACAGAAACGCGGTGTCCCTCGAATGAGACGGCCGGGAATAGCCAGGCCACCAAAACGGAATGGGGCATTCCGATTGCGAGCCTACAGGCCCGTAGGGGCCGGTGACGTCGCCGACGCCCTCCATACGTCCGATCGCGTCCAGCGCGGGTTCCATCCGGTCCTGTACGGACGCGTCCCGCACGGAACCGTCCCCGACCTTCCACACCACGGTGTCGGTGTCGCCGGCGCGTTCCGGGAACGCCTTCTCCATCAGGCCGTACGCCCGCTTGGAGTCCGTGTCCGGCAGGGAGAAGACATTCGCGTAGTTCGTGCCCGCGCCGCTCGCCGCCGCCCCCAGTCCGAGCAGCGCCCCCACCCACAGCAACACGACCACCAGCCGGTGCCGATAGCACCAGCGTGCCAGTACCGCCACGTTCAAGCTCCTTCGTCGCTCCGTAGGTCCCCCAGGTCCTCGCAGCAGGATCGGCGGCCGGACCCCGCGGGGACACGACTCGCGCGGAACTCTCAAGGAACTCCAAAGCGGGAAGCGGTACGGCCGCGGACGCTCGCACCGATACTGGGAACATGACGACGGCTCCAGGCACCGTGCTGGTCGTGGAGGACGAGGAGAGCATTGCCGATGTCCTCGCCATCGCCCTGCGCTACCACCGGTTCGAGGTCATGGCGGCCGGCACCGTCCGCGAGGCGCTCGCGCTGACCGAGCACACGCACCCCGACGCCGCCCTGCTCGACGTCATGCTGCCGGACGGCGACGGCCGCGGACTCGGTCGTGAACTGCGGCTCAGGCGACCCGAGCTGGCGTTGGTGTTCCTCACCGCCCGGGACGCCCCGGCCGAGATCGTCGGCGCGCTCGGCTTCGGTGACGACTACATCACCAAGCCGTTCAACATCGACGAGGTCGTCGCACGGGTGACCGCGGTGCTGCGCCGCACCCGGCCCGCCGACGCCCTCCCGCAGCGGGCGCCGCTGCGCCACGGCGACCTGGAGCTGGACGAGACGACGTACTCGGTGCGCCGCGCGGGCCGTTCGGTCGAACTGACCCCCACCGAGTACGCCCTGCTGCGCTTCCTGGTGCGCAACGGCGGGCGGATCGTGCCCAAGGACCAACTGCTGCGCCATGTCTGGCAGTACGAGCACACCCCGTCGGAGTCGACCGTCGTCGAGACCTACATCAGCTACCTGCGCCGCAAACTCGACGTGCTGGGTCCGCCGGTGATCACCACCCGGCGCGGGGTCGGATACGGCCTGACGTGAGAGCGCCACGACCGTGGCCGTCCCGGCTCCCCCGGCTCGTCCGGCTCGTCCGGCTCGTCCGGCTGCGCCGCCTGGTGCACTGCGAGCGGGGCATCCACTCCCTGCGCGGCCGGCTGACGCTGGCGAACCTGGTACTGCTCGCCATCGGCATCACGGCGGCGACCCTGGTGAGCGTGCTGGGCATGCGGTACTACCTGCTCGACCAGATCGACACGGAGCTGGTCCAAAGCCGCGACTCGCTCGGCGGCTCCCGGCTGACACTGCGGCAGATCGACTCGCTGAGCGTGCTGAGCTTCTTCACCGAGCGGACGGATCCGGCGGAGAACGGCGGGAACCGTCCCGCCTCGGTCTTCGCCGCCGTCGACTCCGGTGGCGAGACCGTGGGCGTCCTCGGCTTCGAGCCGACCGAGGCCCAGCGTGCCCTGGCGGACGAGGTCGGCGACCCCCGCTTCCTGGTCCGTGCCCCCGAGCCGCACGACCTCACCGTCCGGGGCACCGGCTACCGCGCCACGGCCACCAGGCTCGGGGACGGCACGTACATCCTGATCGCCACCTCCACCGAGTCCCTCCACACGGGGGTCGCCAAGGTGGTCAAGCTCGACGTGGCCATCGGGACGCTGCTCCTCGCGCTGCTGGCCTGTCTGACGAGGGTCAGCGTGAGCCGCCGGATGCGGCCGTTGGAGGACATGGTGGAGACCTCGTCGGCGATCGCCGAGGGCGATCTGACCCGGCGTGTGCCCTCCAGCCGGGATCCCATCCTGGAGGTGGAGCAACTGCGGATCGCCCTGAACTCGATGCTCCAGCAGGTCGAGTCGGCGTACCGCACGCGCGAGCGCAGCGCGGCCCAGCTGCGCCGGTTCGTCGCCGACGCCTCGCACGAACTGCGCACGCCGCTGGCGGCGATCCGCGGCTACCTCCAGTTGTACGGCCGGGGGATGCTGCGGGAGCCGGCGGAGCGTCGGCGGGCCTGGGACAGGATGCTGGCGGAGTCCGACCGCATGGCACGGCTCGTGGACGAACTGCTCGTGCTGGCCCGTCTCGACCAGCGGCCCGAACTGCGGCTTACGGCGGACCGGACCGACCCGCCGCCGACCGCCTTCCGGGACGGGTACTGAGCGCACGGAACGGACCTGGGCCGCGGAGCCCGGGGCACCGGGCCGTACCGCAGGGGCCCGGGGTGGCACCCGGGCCCCTGCGACGGAACCGTCAGGTCTGCTTCGACGCCAGTTCGATCACCGTGACGTCCGACGGCGCGCCGATCCGGGTCGGCGGGCCCCAGGCGCCTGCGCCGCGGCTGACGTACAGCTGGGTGTCGCCGTAGCGGTCCAGGCCCGCGAGGGTCGGGTTGGCGGCGGCGGCGAGGTAGCTGGCGGGCCAGAGCTGGCCGCCGTGGGTGTGGCCGGAGAGCTGGAGGTCGACGCCGTGGTCGACGGCCTCGTGGACCATCACCGGCTGGTGGGCGAGGAGCACGCAGGCACGGGCCCGGTCCCGGTCGCCGAGCGCCCGCGCGTAGTCGGGTCCCTGGCCCTCGTCCTCGCCGGCCAGGTCGTTCACGCCGGCGAGGTCGAAGTGCGGGAGTGCTGTGCGCGCGTTCTCCAGCGGGTTCAGGCCGAGCCGGCGCACCTCGTCGACCCACTCCTCGGCGCCGGAGAAGTACTCGTGGTTCCCGGTGACGAAGAAGGAGCCGTGACGTGCCCTCAGCTGCGCCAGCGGGGCCGCGGCCGGGCCGAGTTCCTTGACCGTGCCGTCCACCAGGTCGCCGACGACGGCGATCAGGTCGGGCTGGGTCGAGTTGATCGTGTCGACGACCTTCTGCGCGAAGCCCCGGCCGAGGACCGGCCCCAGGTGGATGTCGCTGACCACGGCGATCCGGTAGCCGTGCGCCGCGCGGGGCAGCGTGGCGAGCGGCACGGTGACCCGCTTCACCTTCGGCCCGCGCACCGTGCCGTACGTGCCGTACCCGACCGTTCCGACGGCCGCCGCGGCAGCGGCCCCGGCGACCACCCGGGAGACGAACAGCCGCCGGGAGGGACCGGCGGGCTCCTCGGCTGCGTCAGGGGCGTCGGAGACGGGCGCGGAGGCCGCGGTCCCGGCCGGCGCGGGGACGTCCGCGTCCGCCGGCTGCGGCGTTCCCGGGGCCGGTGCTCCCGGTGCCGACGCGGCCGGTGCGGCAGCGGTGGCCGTCACGCCCGCCGGTACCGGCGTCGGCTCCTGGCCCGGCGGGGCGGCCACCGTGCGCCGTGCCCGGCGTTCCAGGACCCGGCGCAGCACCGGGCGGACGGCCTCGCCCACGAGCACCGCGAGGAGCAGGTAGAGGCACAGGGCCAGCCAGAGGTAGCCGGGCCAGGCCAGGACCTGCTTGAGCCGGAACGGGACATCGCTGCGTGTGGCGAAGAACGCCGCGAAGGTCACCGCCCAGCCTCCGGCGACCACCACCGCACCGATGCGGCGCACGGCACCCGGGGCCCGGGTCGTGTCGCGGAACAGACGGCGCCACAGGTACCAGTTGCCCGCCACCAGGACGGACAGGACCAGCAGGGCGATGAGTACGAAGGCTATGGCCACGGTGCGGTGTTCCCCAGTTTTCCGTTACGACGTCCGTGACGTCCGGCTCAGTGCGCGCAGGCCGCGCAACCCGATGCCCCCGATGACCGTCCCCCATACGAAGGAGACGACAGCCAGCAGCAGATGAACCCAGAAGTATGCCGTCGGCTCACCGTCGTCGAAGGCCAGCCCGCTGCCGTCCTTGACCAGGTTCCTGACGAAAGTGATCCAGATGATCCAGCTCCACACCCCGAAGACGAGCAGGAGCCAGGAGACGGGGCGGCTGAGTTTCACCAGATCTGACCTTTCGTCGCAACACCGGGCGCCCGGATCCGGCCAGGGCTCCGGGGAGTGTCCCCCGGGCGTGCACGGCATGGGTCCAGTATCACCGGCCGGTGTCCGGTTCCGTTCGCGGGGTGGGGAGGGAGGGGGGACTTCCTCAGGCACTGCATGTACGTTTCCGACCGTGTCCGCACCCAAAAACTCCATCCAGCGCTCACTGTTGGTCACTTCCGCCATATTGGTGTCCACCGCGCTGACCGCTCCCGTCGCCCTCGCGGCCCCGGGCCCGTCGTCCACCCCTTCGTCCAAGCCCTCGGCCGGCTCCTCGGCCGACCCGTCGAAGAGCTCCACGAAGAGCCCGTCGAAAAGTGCGTCGAAAAGTGCGTCGAAGAAGCCGGCGAAGGGACCCGAGGCCGCTCCTCCGGCCGGAATGTCGACGGTGGGCGGCACCCGGCTCGGACGGGCGGGGACCCAGGTCAACCTCGCGAGCGGCGTGCCGGTGCTGCCGAAGGACCTGTCGGCCCGGTCCTGGATCGTCGCCGACGCGGAGTCCGGCGAGGTGCTCGCCGCGCACAACGCGCACTGGAGGCTGGCCCCGGCGAGCACCCTGAAGATGCTGTTCGCCGACACGCTGCTGCCGAAGTGGCCCGGTTCGACGAAGCACAGGGTCGAGCCCTCCGACCTGGCCGGCACCGGCCCGGGCTCCAGCATGGTCGGGATCAAGGAGGACGAGACGTACACCGTCCACGACCTGTGGCTCGGTGTCTTCCTCCGCTCCGGCAACGACGCGGTCAGGGTGCTGTCCGCCATGAACAAGGGCCTCGGGAACACCGTCAGGGAGATGAACGAGCACGCCGAGGAGCTCCAGGCCCTCGACACGGTCGTGGTGAGCCCCGACGGCTACGACGCCGAGGGTCAGGTGTCGTCCGCGTACGACCTGACCCTGATAGCCCGTTCCGGGCTGCAGAAGAAGGACTTCCGGGAGTACGCCTCGACGGTCCGCGCGGACTTCCCCGGTGAGACGAAGAAGAACAAGAAGGGCAGGAAGGTTCGCGAGTCCTTCGAGATCCAGAACACCAACCGGCTGCTGTCCGGCGACTACGACGTGCCCGTCTACGAGGGCATCGCCGGAGTGAAGAACGGCAACACCACCA comes from the Streptomyces sp. KMM 9044 genome and includes:
- a CDS encoding nitroreductase family protein encodes the protein MSSPHDLAADLITALRSPAPAPVDGDSTRPRLASPGPVPLGPPVRFEQAEGRDPRASLLATLERRTSTRIFDPSPVAASLLAEVVASGIDADRATWPDEQERCPLQTDIVAFRLDGLEPGMFCLDSGDRAYTPVAPLPAPEALHGLTLQREFCDAAAIISIAADLDRVSRGHGAHGYRMLMGRAAAAAYTMWLDAVAVGLVGTVFAGFIPASVRQPLRSDGAARHQLFALALGGAAELPPPHTLPGPAGHR
- a CDS encoding YcaO-like family protein; its protein translation is MRTLQATPLSASVPASLRAMGKLVSPYGLVSRLTWLPVTEGEPDFQVYSGSLGNPGAVLTSQPAWAHDPTSGNFDGAGGALDRETAAHLAAAESLERYSSIAWDPQGMFWATAAELGKDAIPPWDWPTCSSAELADPRCGLIPADPTVPLRWVEGWSFTRGRKVYVPVVQVYLKCSPESAAERHVHPASTGCATHADPLAAVANGLLEVVERDSIALTWLQRLRLPRLEVDLGELSAEQQAFVERGTSENIRTLLFDATTDLGIPVVYGVQLADHDRDLAQLVVATCDSDPGKAVAKLYREAASLRIALRSMAGRSTRPERPEDTVSVIDGALLAGPRDQRHKFDFLLEGDRPVRRLSALPRPGGGAEPLPWLLKRMAAAGCEVVVVDLTTDEARQVGATVVRVMVPQLMPLSFAHRARYLAHPRLYDAPRAMGHPVHDEAGINPHPQPFA
- a CDS encoding thiocillin family RiPP, whose product is MSDFGSTELDLHLVDPGDEGLFVEQVPEGVALGTFSTASTAGTASCPASTAGSIMTAQCSG
- a CDS encoding thiocillin family RiPP — translated: MSDITMTELDLHLVDPGDEGLFVEQVPEGVALGTFSTASTAGTASCPASTAGSIMTANCTG
- a CDS encoding response regulator transcription factor; amino-acid sequence: MTTAPGTVLVVEDEESIADVLAIALRYHRFEVMAAGTVREALALTEHTHPDAALLDVMLPDGDGRGLGRELRLRRPELALVFLTARDAPAEIVGALGFGDDYITKPFNIDEVVARVTAVLRRTRPADALPQRAPLRHGDLELDETTYSVRRAGRSVELTPTEYALLRFLVRNGGRIVPKDQLLRHVWQYEHTPSESTVVETYISYLRRKLDVLGPPVITTRRGVGYGLT
- a CDS encoding nitroreductase family protein; its protein translation is MTEQPMLTADSIGAAARFDPQLRIPRRPRLRRGLVISTEPDQVVVTGTPKKQLFRGRSAADLLPALLDLLDGTHTHGDLAVRLGRPEEIVFKALSLLWASGVIEEGPPEAGTETAPVAGEVDDRLADFLSRVGSATEANASWEQAAARLHHTSVEIFGDPGLTVLLEEELSGSLPVRRGEGGLPLEGTTLAVWAEAADRTEDERDGAALADHCWEKGLPLLRLRVHGRKAALGPLTDPRITPCLECLSAEDASDERTAAPGDHRLAAALFARDLFAMVSRTTPSPLPMRWRVVDLETLGHQDASSATRPGCPRCSAAEAPAGTPLERASLATRFEASVAMPPKEFADLKAHQMHYKPSNLALQRVSRTWPVAQAVELPPPAHHRLDTGRPAVPAALDAAAVSLLLSVTAGIKADEKDKVARWTASGGNIGSVTAYAVVRDILGLSPGVYGYVATEHRLARLSSGTGEVTGDAPVTLVLTGDFPKVARKYSAFALRIVLLDSGCAQATARAAAHTLGIGLAPRPHWDDDAVATALGIDPDVEPITAVIDLGGSK
- a CDS encoding SigE family RNA polymerase sigma factor, with protein sequence MAVVNVFDSGRDSARRGDVRRRDRFHHLHAVERLARCSRDQEISERGMNGLNEVLEESFAQYVRGARPALRRNAFVLVGDWFTADDLVQQTLMVLYQRWERLEQHDALSGYARTVMVRLFISERRAHRWTRELLHDSPPDSQPAPEEAARVGDRIMLLGVLATLTPKQRSLVYLRYWEDLSIEETAQIMDCSPATVRSSASRTLRILRQRLGSLGSAPDSTLLGAAAGEAPGLPSAEIGQ
- a CDS encoding SCO4848 family membrane protein; its protein translation is MKLSRPVSWLLLVFGVWSWIIWITFVRNLVKDGSGLAFDDGEPTAYFWVHLLLAVVSFVWGTVIGGIGLRGLRALSRTSRTS
- a CDS encoding D-alanyl-D-alanine carboxypeptidase family protein; the encoded protein is MSAPKNSIQRSLLVTSAILVSTALTAPVALAAPGPSSTPSSKPSAGSSADPSKSSTKSPSKSASKSASKKPAKGPEAAPPAGMSTVGGTRLGRAGTQVNLASGVPVLPKDLSARSWIVADAESGEVLAAHNAHWRLAPASTLKMLFADTLLPKWPGSTKHRVEPSDLAGTGPGSSMVGIKEDETYTVHDLWLGVFLRSGNDAVRVLSAMNKGLGNTVREMNEHAEELQALDTVVVSPDGYDAEGQVSSAYDLTLIARSGLQKKDFREYASTVRADFPGETKKNKKGRKVRESFEIQNTNRLLSGDYDVPVYEGIAGVKNGNTTNAGATFTGVAEQDGRVLLVTVMNPRKKESNGVYKETARLFDWGFEAVGKVDPVGELVPPRSAVQAGARPSAGASPGEAGGAGEGVPGAAGTRPVASAAAGSGAGGVGTALAVTGGVLVLLVGGAFLVNRRWPLPDLVRRRPRP
- a CDS encoding metallophosphoesterase, which gives rise to MAIAFVLIALLVLSVLVAGNWYLWRRLFRDTTRAPGAVRRIGAVVVAGGWAVTFAAFFATRSDVPFRLKQVLAWPGYLWLALCLYLLLAVLVGEAVRPVLRRVLERRARRTVAAPPGQEPTPVPAGVTATAAAPAASAPGAPAPGTPQPADADVPAPAGTAASAPVSDAPDAAEEPAGPSRRLFVSRVVAGAAAAAAVGTVGYGTYGTVRGPKVKRVTVPLATLPRAAHGYRIAVVSDIHLGPVLGRGFAQKVVDTINSTQPDLIAVVGDLVDGTVKELGPAAAPLAQLRARHGSFFVTGNHEYFSGAEEWVDEVRRLGLNPLENARTALPHFDLAGVNDLAGEDEGQGPDYARALGDRDRARACVLLAHQPVMVHEAVDHGVDLQLSGHTHGGQLWPASYLAAAANPTLAGLDRYGDTQLYVSRGAGAWGPPTRIGAPSDVTVIELASKQT
- a CDS encoding thiocillin family RiPP produces the protein MADLELYVLDDMLEDSLEMETLADGNALASVSTAGTVGSASCPATSASSFTSFSSYT
- a CDS encoding TOMM precursor leader peptide-binding protein; protein product: MNRELLVLASDAYGKEVARRLERVYPVALQEIDGGTHPSLWPHADLIVLATAQERPRIAEALDRAAFAWRVPWFGVHSTVTEVQCGPVVIPGRTACHHCFVRRRDQHRRPGHGAAASADDRHPSGYPVHHVGIAGAFAHQAVDEVFRAPAGEGLGGTVRRFDQISGATSRSSVVAVDRCTRCRGRATSDELWRTLASVEGGSTQ